One window from the genome of Anopheles merus strain MAF chromosome 3R, AmerM5.1, whole genome shotgun sequence encodes:
- the LOC121598034 gene encoding carnitine O-palmitoyltransferase 2, mitochondrial yields MLRVPKTQWLACLARSQSTSARPTTGEEYQYLQRSKIPMLHFQPSLPRLPIPELEKTCARYLAAQQPLLSPDAFERTKELVNQFSQQDGPKLQTLLKEFDAANKHTSYISEPWFDMYLRDRAPLPLNYNPLLMMNPDPRPQFNDQLLRTTNLVISSLRFMKSLRAKILEPEVFHMNPAKSDTPMFRTVTSMMPSFISTYVAYAFKAFPLDMSQYQGLFGGTRIPELGKDRIYRTDSSRHVVVMRNGNMYAVDVLDAQGNIEQPATLLARFERVLKDAKAPAADPLGLLTTENRDTWATARTHLTQLGTNARSLELVDSALFCICLDDSTIEPENPIPAIREFLFGDGTNLWFDKSFTLIVAKDGTAGINFEHSWGDGVAVLRYFQEIFKETTTAPFAQVGLQGVDNQSKDAVVPIEFTLDDRVKAAIRTAENNHNAVIDSLDMNYMKYEAINKSVCKRQRISPDSVMQLGFQLAYYKQHGAFVGTYESCSTAAFRHGRTETMRPCTVATKAFCQEVERRDSGKKKSMAELRDMMNQCSTVHGQLTKEAAMGQGFDRHLFGLKHTAQRNGLPLPALYEDPAFGAINHNILSTSTLSSPALLAGGFGPVVKDGYGIGYNIQDGYLGSVVTSYKPHRNGREFVDCLRAAYEDIGKVLAATGPSPKEK; encoded by the exons ATGTTACGTGTACCGAAAACGCAATGGCTTGCATGTCTTGCCCGTAGCCAGTCTACCTCGGCCCGCCCAACCACTGGCGAGGAGTATCAGTATCTGCAGCGGTCCAAGATACCGATGCTCCACTTTCAACCCTCCCTGCCACGCTTACCCATACCGGAGCTGGAGAAAACGTGCGCACGCTATCTGGCCGCTCAGCAGCCACTCCTGTCGCCCGATGCATTTGAGCGCACGAAGGAGCTGGTCAACCAGTTCTCCCAGCAGGACGGACCGAAGCTGCAGACACTGCTGAAAGAGTTCGATGCGGCCAACAAGCACACGAGCTACATCTCCGAACCGTGGTTCGATATGTACCTGCGGGATCGGGCACCGCTCCCACTGAACTACAACCCACTGCTGATGATGAATCCCGACCCGCGTCCACAGTTTAACGATCAGCTGCTGCGTACGACCAATTTGGTGATTAGCTCGCTGCGCTTCATGAAATCGTTGCGGGCGAAAATCCTCGAGCCGGAAGTGTTCCACATGAATCCGGCGAAAAGCGATACGCCCATGTTCCGCACGGTCACTTCCATGATGCCGTCCTTCATCTCGACGTACGTGGCGTACGCGTTTAAGGCATTTCCGCTCGATATGAGCCAGTATCAGGGACTGTTCGGGGGTACGCGCATACCCGAGCTGGGCAAGGATCGCATCTATCGCACGGATTCGTCCCGCCACGTGGTTGTAATGCGCAACGGGAATATGTACGCGGTGGATGTGCTAGACGCGCAGG GCAACATTGAACAACCTGCAACACTGCTGGCCCGGTTCGAAAGGGTACTGAAGGACGCGAAAGCACCGGCCGCCGATCCGCTTGGTCTGCTAACGACGGAAAACCGTGACACGTGGGCAACGGCCCGAACGCACCTTACCCAGCTCGGCACCAATGCCCGTTCGCTCGAGCTGGTCGATTCGGCCCTGTTCTGCATCTGTCTCGACGATTCGACGATCGAGCCGGAAAATCCGATCCCGGCCATCCGCGAGTTCCTGTTCGGCGACGGCACCAACCTTTGGTTCGACAAATCGTTCACGCTGATCGTGGCCAAGGACGGAACGGCGGGCATCAATTTTGAGCATTCCTGGGGCGATGGTGTGGCCGTTTTGCGCTACTTCCAGGAGATCTTTAAGGAAACCACAACGGCACCGTTTGCCCAGGTCGGACTGCAAGGCGTGGACAATCAGTCCAAGGACGCAGTCGTACCGATCGAGTTCACGCTGGACGATCGGGTGAAGGCGGCCATCCGGACGGCGGAAAACAATCACAACGCGGTGATCGATTCGCTCGACATGAACTACATGAAGTACGAAGCGATCAACAAGAGCGTGTGCAAGAGGCAACGCATCAGCCCGGACTCGGTGATGCAGCTCGGCTTTCAGCTGGCGTACTACAAGCAGCACGGTGCGTTCGTGGGCACGTACGAATCGTGCAGTACGGCCGCCTTCCGGCATGGGCGCACGGAAACGATGCGGCCGTGCACGGTCGCGACGAAAGCGTTCTGCCAGGAGGTGGAGCGGCGCGATTCGGGCAAGAAGAAAAGCATGGCCGAGCTGCGCGACATGATGAACCAATGTTCGACGGTGCACGGCCAGCTGACGAAGGAAGCGGCCATGGGGCAAGGGTTCGATAGGCATCTGTTCGGGCTGAAGCATACGGCACAGAGGAACGGTTTGCCGCTGCCGGCACTGTACGAAGATCCGGCGTTTGGTGCGATTAATCATAACATCCTGTCAACCAGTACGCTCTCTTCGCCCGCCCTGCTGGCCGGTGGATTTGGGCCGGTTGTGAAGGATGGGTATGGCATCGGGTACAACATCCAGGACGGGTACTTGGGCAGCGTCGTGACGAGCTACAAACCGCACCGGAATGGGCGCGAATTTGTCGACTGTCTGCGGGCGGCGTACGAGGACATTGGCAAGGTGTTGGCCGCCACCGGACCATCGCCTAAGGAAAAGTGA
- the LOC121598035 gene encoding actin-related protein 2/3 complex subunit 1A-B encodes MTERHTFGGTVSPITCHAWNKDRSQIAISPNNNEVHIYKRTGSEWKLTDVLNQHDLRVMGIDWAPNTNRIVTCAVDRNAYVWTQGDDGKWKPTLVLLRINRAATCVRWSPLENKFAVGSGARLISVCYFESENDWWVSKHIKKPIRSTVTSLDWHPNNMLLVAGSTDYKVRVFSAFIKDIEQHPEPTAWGPKKPLGQILAEFKNSSTGGGWVHSVSFSADGNRICWVGHDSAINIGMANGGNVTVKQKTEYLPFLCCEWISPQSILVAGHSCVPLIYTVGEDGKVVLAAKLDQSTKKEQSGISAMRIFQSLDRNLRTENSDTNLESIHQNAITCVCLYSGEKGNVQRVSTSGLDGQLVIWDIDTLTRSMQGLKL; translated from the exons ATGACGGAGCGCCATACGTTTGGTGGCACGGTGAGCCCCATCACTTGCCATGCCTGGAATAAGGATCGATCCC AAATTGCCATCTCGCCGAACAACAACGAGGTGCACATCTACAAGCGCACCGGCTCGGAATGGAAGCTGACTGACGTGCTGAACCAGCACGATCTGCGCGTGATGGGCATCGACTGGGCGCCGAACACGAACCGCATCGTGACCTGTGCCGTCGACCGGAACGCGTACGTCTGGACGCAGGGCGACGATGGCAAGTGGAAGCCcacgctggtgctgctgcgcaTCAATCGTGCGGCCACCTGCGTCCGCTGGTCGCCGCTGGAGAACAAGTTCGCGGTCGGTTCGGGCGCCCGGTTGATCTCGGTGTGCTACTTCGAGTCGGAAAACGATTGGTGGGTGTCGAAGCACATCAAGAAGCCGATCCGCTCGACGGTGACGTCGCTCGACTGGCATCCGAACAATATGCTGCTGGTGGCGGGCTCGACCGACTACAAGGTGCGCGTGTTTTCCGCCTTCATCAAGGACATCGAGcagcacccggaaccgacggccTGGGGCCCGAAAAAGCCGCTCGGCCAGATACTGGCCGAGTTTAAGAACTCTTCCACCGGTGGCGGCTGGGTGCACAGCGTCAGCTTCTCGGCCGACGGCAACCGGATCTGCTGGGTGGGTCACGACAGTGCGATCAACATCGGCATGGCGAACGGGGGCAACGTGACCGTGAAGCAGAAGACGGAGTACCTGCCGTTTCTGTGCTGCGAGTGGATTTCGCCCCAGTCGATACTGGTGGCGGGCCATAGCTGCGTGCCGCTGATCTATACGGTGGGCGAGGACGGTAAGGTTGTGCTGGCGGCCAAGCTGGACCAGTCGACGAAGAAGGAGCAGAGTGGCATTTCGGCGATGCGCATCTTCCAGTCGCTGGATCGCAATTTGCGCACGGAAAACTCGGACACCAACCTGGAGTCGATCCACCAGAATGCGATCACCTGCGTGTGTTTGTACAGCGGGGAGAAGGGCAATGTGCAGCGCGTCAGCACGTCCGGGCTGGATGGGCAGCTGGTCATTTGGGACATCGACACGCTTACCCGATCCATGCAGGGGTTGAAGCTTTAA